Genomic DNA from Mesotoga infera:
CATAGCACCGTCACTTCAAATTTTATTGTCGTTAATATTGTCTCGTGGGATAAAATCTTTAAGAGAGCGAATTCCTACAATAACCTTGAATCTAGTTTTGCCATTTTGAATTCAGTGTAACAAAGACTATGATATTGTTGATGACAAAAAGGGAGTGACGCAAATTAAAATAAATAGGGTCAGACTCCGATTTTCCCATTAAGAAGAGAAATCGCAGACCAAAATCTGTGAGGGTTTTCTTCATAAAATAGGGTCCATAAAATAGGGTCAGACTCCTATTTTTTGAAGTCCGAATCGACCATATGCTGTTGGCCAAGATAGTCGGCGAATCCGACCTTTTCGGGATTGTAAGGCCCCGGATCCACCGACTCATAAGAATAAGGAGTTATCTGAATCCACTCGCTGAAAAACGGGTAATCAAGATCGAGACAATAATATGTAAGCGCGTCGTGGCCGTCCATCGATTATGCCTTTATTACCCAGGCGCTTTCTCTGGAGAAGTAGAGCTCAGTATCCCTTCCAACGACCGGCAGTTTTCTTTCGATGGGATTGAAGGTAACGGCGTTTATCCTCTTTCCGTCAGGCAGTTCAAGTTCATATTCGACATTGGAACCGAGAAAGACAAACTTCAAGACCTTTCCGTTCAGGATGTTTATCCTGTCTTCCTTTCTGTCGGAAAGCGATTCCGGCCGCAGAACGACCTTGACTTCATTTCCCGGCGACATTTCCGATCCCTTCTTTCCAATTAGTCTCTCTCCCGTTGACCTGACAGAGACCGTTACCGTATCTCCATCTACGGAATCGACTACTGCGTCGATGAAGTTCACCCGACCTATGAAGTCGGCGACAAAGCTGTTCGTAGGTCGGGCGTATATGTCGAAGGGGCTTCCGATTTGCATTACCTTTCCTTCGTTCATTACCACGATTGTGTCCGAGATGCTCATGGCCTCTACTTGATCGTGTGTCACATAGACGCTCGTTATATTAACCTCCTGCTGTATTCTTCTTATCTCAAGCCTCATAGATTCTCTGAGCTTCGCGTCGAGATTAGACAAAGGTTCATCGAAGAGCAGAACGCTGGGCTCCATTACCAGGCTTCTTGCGAGAGCCACTCTCTGCTGCTGACCGCCGGAAAGCTGGTCCGGTCTTCTCTTCTCCAGACCCTTCAAACCGACGAGGTCGGTCATTTCGCGCATCTTCCTCTTCATCTGTGCGCGATCTAGCCTCTTCAGTTTCAAGCCGAAAGCGATGTTTTCTTCAACTGTCAGATGAGGAATGAGCGCATAACTCTGGAAGACCATCGATATGTTTCTCCTGTTAGGGGGAAGATTGGTAACGTCTTTCTCGTCGAGAATCACTCTTCCGTTCGTCGGGATCTCGAATCCCGCGATTATTCTGAGAGTTGTTGTCTTCCCACAGCCCGAGGGACCGAGGAGCGTTACTAGTTGCCCCTTTTCTATCGATTGATCGAAGTTGTCTACCGCAACTGTCTCCACGCCGTAGCTCGTGAAGACCTTTCTAACGTTCTTTAGAATCAAACTCATAACATCTCACCCCTGTCCCATACTGCTGCCGCCGGAAAGACTGACCTTGTTTTTCAGGAAGATCTTCAACACGAATATGAACCCCATTATCATTGCTATCAGAAGAACTGAAAATGCACAGGCTTCTGAAAGCCGTCCCGAATCGCTCTGGCTGAGAATCTGAACAGTGATGAGATTCCACCGTGCCGAAACCAGGAAGATTGCCGCGCTTATAGCCGTCATCGCACGGACAAAGGCGAAGACGAGCGCCGAGAAGAACGCCGGTATGATTAACGGTAGGGTCACTTTAATGAAGACCTGCCGATTGTCCGCTCCCAGCGTATAGGCAGCCTCTTCTATCGCCGGGTCGACCTGGTTAAGAAGGGCGACACCTGATTGAATCCCCACCGGTATGTATCTGAACACGAAGTTCAGCACAAGTATCGCCAGAGTTCCGGTGAGCAAAAACGGCCTGCTGTTGAAGGCCAGTATATACCCGATACCTATGACCGTTCCGGGAACGGCAAAACTGAGAAGCGATGTGAACTCCATTAACCTTCTTCCGGGAAATACCTTTCTGACCGGAAGGAAGGCAATTATCATGCCCAGCACTGCAGATATCGGCGTAGATGTGAAGGCTATTATGAGGGTGTCTCTTATAGCCTTAGAGCCAACGTCGAACACATACCTGAAGTTCTCCAGCGTAAGTGTGTTATTCATTCCCCAGGCTTTCACGAAGGCACCCCAGAAGATCGTAGCGTAGATGGTCAGGGTAAAGACGGCCATTAGCATGCAGAGAGAGAAAGGTATCCATTTCACGGGCTTGTTGACGCTCTTCAAGACAGATGTGGTCGGCTTGCCGGTAACAGTTACGTACTTCTTCTTTCCTACCCAGTACTTCTGAATGATAAAGGCGACTATCGATGGGAACAGCAACCACACGGCGAGCGCGGCTCCGCCTCTGGTATCGTACATACCGGTAATCTGCAGATATGCCTGGACCGATAACACGGGAAACTTGCTTCCGGCAAGTATCAAGGGATTTCCAAAATCGGCGAGCGATTCGATGAACAACACCAGCATCGTACTAGCTATACCCGGAACTGACATTGGAAGGATAACCTTACGGAAGGCCTGCCAGCGGTTTGCGCCGAGGTTGAACGCCGCGTCTTCGAGAGTGGGGCTTATTGTTCCGATGACTCCGTCAAGCGTGATGAAAGCGACAGGGAAGAAACAGACCACCTGTGCCATCATCAAGCCCCACAATCCATAGACCGGAAAGTTTCTAATGCCGAAGATACCGGCGGTGATGAGTCCGTTGAAGCCGAAAAGCATTATTATGGACAGGG
This window encodes:
- a CDS encoding ABC transporter ATP-binding protein, with protein sequence MSLILKNVRKVFTSYGVETVAVDNFDQSIEKGQLVTLLGPSGCGKTTTLRIIAGFEIPTNGRVILDEKDVTNLPPNRRNISMVFQSYALIPHLTVEENIAFGLKLKRLDRAQMKRKMREMTDLVGLKGLEKRRPDQLSGGQQQRVALARSLVMEPSVLLFDEPLSNLDAKLRESMRLEIRRIQQEVNITSVYVTHDQVEAMSISDTIVVMNEGKVMQIGSPFDIYARPTNSFVADFIGRVNFIDAVVDSVDGDTVTVSVRSTGERLIGKKGSEMSPGNEVKVVLRPESLSDRKEDRINILNGKVLKFVFLGSNVEYELELPDGKRINAVTFNPIERKLPVVGRDTELYFSRESAWVIKA
- a CDS encoding iron ABC transporter permease — encoded protein: MAFKGEETKNRLLNLLKDPFLLLLILLIFAALAIFIIYPIFKVFSASLTNRQGEFDLSAYSKAFSNRYMRQGFYNSLLVAGLTAFFGMLIGYLFAYTVNRTDIPFKRFFKTVAVLPIVFPPFIGALSIIMLFGFNGLITAGIFGIRNFPVYGLWGLMMAQVVCFFPVAFITLDGVIGTISPTLEDAAFNLGANRWQAFRKVILPMSVPGIASTMLVLFIESLADFGNPLILAGSKFPVLSVQAYLQITGMYDTRGGAALAVWLLFPSIVAFIIQKYWVGKKKYVTVTGKPTTSVLKSVNKPVKWIPFSLCMLMAVFTLTIYATIFWGAFVKAWGMNNTLTLENFRYVFDVGSKAIRDTLIIAFTSTPISAVLGMIIAFLPVRKVFPGRRLMEFTSLLSFAVPGTVIGIGYILAFNSRPFLLTGTLAILVLNFVFRYIPVGIQSGVALLNQVDPAIEEAAYTLGADNRQVFIKVTLPLIIPAFFSALVFAFVRAMTAISAAIFLVSARWNLITVQILSQSDSGRLSEACAFSVLLIAMIMGFIFVLKIFLKNKVSLSGGSSMGQG